TGTTCTTGAGCTTCCGGGGCAGGGACACCCGCACCGGCTTCACCGAATACCTCTACAGCAGCCTCGTCGACGCCGGGGTCTCCGTGTTCAGGGACGACGACGAGCTCCGCGTCGGCGAGAAGATCGGCCCGGATCTTCTCCGAGCCATTAGGAGCAGTAAGATCTCCATCCCGATTCTCTCTCCGGATTACGCTTCCAGCAAATGGTGTCTtcgcgagctcgcccggatgaTCGAGTGCAAGGGAAGTGAAGGGCACATCGTCTTGCCCATCTTCTACAAAGTGGAGCCCGGACATGTGCGACACCAGACGGGGAGTTTCGGGAAGGCCTTTCGTAAAATTAAGAAGCATTATGAGGCAGAGGTGGTCCAACGATGAGATCGAGCTCTCCAAGAAGTAGGAAGCTTGAAGGGATGGGAATCAGAGAGAATTGCTAACGGGTACTTCTTCTTTCACTCGTGATCCTGCTTAGCTAGATCGAAAGTCTGAAAATTTTATGCCGCGGTCACTTTTGCAGTGGGAAAAAAATGATGGGTTTTT
This genomic stretch from Eucalyptus grandis isolate ANBG69807.140 chromosome 3, ASM1654582v1, whole genome shotgun sequence harbors:
- the LOC120291572 gene encoding disease resistance protein RPV1-like, with product MGIDMAMRNPLAVAIASILIAVLAPRFLKKKEKETIGSTKPDEPISVESAPSASGNDYEVFLSFRGRDTRTGFTEYLYSSLVDAGVSVFRDDDELRVGEKIGPDLLRAIRSSKISIPILSPDYASSKWCLRELARMIECKGSEGHIVLPIFYKVEPGHVRHQTGSFGKAFRKIKKHYEAEVVQR